The sequence ATGAGGTGGTGAAGAAGTTCTTTGAGTATGGAGAAAGGTTAGGGGTAAGCAAGAACATACTTTACGGGCCATGCCACGGGCTGGGTATGATGGAGGTTGAAAAACCATGGATGGAGTCCCATTCTGACTACTATCTTGAAGAAAATATGACATTCCAGGTGGATACATTCCTTTACTGTGAGGACTATGGACTACGGTGGGAAAACGGTGTTGTGGTGAAAAAGGACGGAGTGGAACCACTTTCTAAGAAACTGACCAAAATAATAGAATTATAAAAATTTCATTTTAACTCTGCCATTCGCTACTTAAAGGAGATGTTGTAGAGGAAGGAGGTACACATGAGATACGAGATGATGTTTGCGGAGCAGTTGCGGGAAGCAATAAAGAAGAATATCCCTTTTGTTATACCTGTGGGTGTACTTGAATACCACTCTGAACACTGTGTCTTTGGTGTTGATACACTTCTTATAATAAAAGCACTGGAGATTGTTGAAAAGGAGATGGATATAGTGATATGTCCTCCTTTTTACTATGGTGCAGCAAGTTATGCTGTTGAACCACCTGAAAGCAACGGCACAATACATATTCCGAGCAGAACACTTTATGTCTTTGCAAAAGACCTGTTCAAGGGGATGTTAAGAATAGGTATTAGGAATATACATATCTTTATCCACCATCAGAGTGAGAATTTTGTTGCAGGTATGCCAACAGACCTTGCGTTTAAACTTGCGGCAAGGGAATCAATATTTGAATATCTTGAAAAAGAGAGAGGAGAGGGCTGGTGGGGAGATGAAAAGATGAAGGACTACTATGCAATGCATCAACAGGGCTCTGACCCGTTCAGCTGGATAAAAATCCACCCATTTATGGATGAAGAGACACAGAAGAAGTTCCCCATAGACCATGCAGGAATGCAGGAGACATCACTTATGCTTGCATTCTGTCCTGAAGGTGTGGATATGAAGAGATTTACAGAGAAGAAATGGTACAGTCAGTTAGCAACAAAAGCATCTTTAGAGTACGGACTTTCTGCAAAAGAGATGATACTGAAGAGTATAAAGGAACGATTAAAACTATGAAAGAGACATTTGAGATAAGGATGATCCGTTCACCATATGGTGATTTCTATGGCAGAGATGTTGAGGACTCAGTAAAGAACCATCCTGACTGGTATCTTGAAGAGATAGCAAAAGAAGGGTTTAATGCTGTCTGGCTACACTGTGTTTTAAGGGACATAGTTTCCTCTGATGTATTTCCTGAGTTTGGGGAAAAGGAAAGCCAGCAGATACTGGCACTCAACAGAATGGTTGAGAAAGCAACAAAGTACGGATTGAAAGTATTTTTGTATTTCTGTGAGCCGAGGGGATTTCATGAGGAAGACCCTTTCTGGAAGAATAACCCTGATGTAAAGGGACAGTCAGTAGAGTTTCACGGAATCCCTCCTTTTTCCGGATGATACTATGCACTCTGTTCCAGCACACAGAAGGTAAAGGACTATCTTTATCAGAGCAGTTATAACCTTTTCAAGGAAGTGCCGGGACTTGGAGGAGTATTTATGATAACTGCAAGTGAGTTTCATACCCACTGTTATTCACACTATCCGAAGTGGCGACTTACATCCGTAGACCCTTCCACAGAGGAATGGGCAAGGAGACCTTTTGAGTGTAAGAGGTGCGATGAGAGGGATGCGTCTGATGTGACAGCGGAGATAATCACACTTATAAACAGAGGGATAAAAGATGCGGCTCCTGATGCGAAGGTAATGGCATGGAACTGGTCCTGGTATTATATCATTGAGCCAGACCCACAGGAGAAACTGATCAGTCAACTCCCGAAAGATGTAATACTTTTAGTTGATTTTGAGAGGGGTGGGTATAAAAAAGTTCTAGATAAACGTCTTGAGATAGATGAGTACAGTTTATCATATACAGGACCCTCTCCGAGGTTCAAGAAGTTATTCTATCTGGCAAAAAAGCGAGGAATGGAGACAGCGGCAAAACTTCAGATTGGTTCAACCCATGAACTGGTCACAGTTCCATATATACCTGTGCCATATAAGATTGCTGAAAAACTCTACCGTATGAGGAAGATGGGGGTAGAAGGATATTTAGGTTGCTGGATATTTGGAGGGGATGTTTCTCCCATGAGCAAGGTAGCGGGCAAGATGTCAGTAAATCCAGCACTTACTCCATCAGAAGCAGTAAGGCAGGTTGCAATAGAAGAGTTTGGGAAAGGTCCAGCAGGATATGTATTAAAGGCATGGAGGTTTTTCTCAAAGGCATGGGAGAACTATCCTTTCAGCAATTATTTTATCTACAGGGCTCCTGTTAATTATGCANNNNNNNNNNNNNNNNNNNNNNNNNNNNNNNNNNNNNNNNNNNNNNNNNNNNNNNNNNNNNNNNNNNNNNNNNNNNNNNNNNNNNNNNNNNNNNNNNNNCAGTGCATATATCCCTTCTTATAAAGAGTACCATCAACATTATTGAATTTTACCGACTTCTCAAAAGATACAGAAAGGGGGATATTACCGCAAAAAAGAAGTTGAAAAAGTTGCTGATAGAAGAACTTGCAATTGTAGAAAAAGACATAGAGATTATAAAAAGGAATAAGGACTTTGGTTATCACCCTGAAGCACATGAGAATTTTATAACAGAGAAAGACCTTACCTATAAGATAGCACTACTGAAAAGACAGATAAGAAAACTTTGAACTCAGACTGAAAGGGAAGATTTAACATACACGGATAAAACCAATGGTTTAAAATGTGGAGTATAAGGATGAAAAAGATTGAGATACGAGAGTATTACAAAAAATGGAAAGTTGATAATCTGGGTATTTGGATTTTGATAGAATGAAAAAACAAGAAAGGAGAATGAAGTATGAAAGGGAGATATTTTATTGATTTTAAAAAGGTTCCAGCAGAGATTAAAGATGGACTTCTGGAGATAAAAAAAGATGGATATCCAGTAGTTTTCAGTAGAAGCGGTGCAGTAAAAGAATTATATTTTTCTCCTGTATCAAATGGAGATGTAGAGGGTGGGTTCGATATTATTAAAGGAGAAAAAGGAATAGACATCAATTACAACAGGATTACAGAGGCATTCAGGGCACTGGGTGTACTTTTTGGAATGAATATAAAAGATGAGTACAGGGAGCGTACCAACTTCAAGATGTTAGGGGTGATGCTTGATGCATCAAGGAATGGGGTACTTACTGTGGATAATATAAAACTCCTTTTGAGAAGGTTTGCACTTATGGGAATTAATACATTGATGCTTTATACAGAAGATACATATGAGGTTGAAGGAGAACCGTTTTTTGGATATTTAAGGGGTAGATACACAAAAGAAGAACTTAAGGAAGTAGATGCCTATGCGGAGAAGTTTGGTATAGAGATGTTTCCGTGTATACAGACACTTGGACACTTACAACAGATGTTACAGTGGAGTGTTTATAAAAATATATCTGATACAAATGATATTCTCCTTGTTGGAAAGGAAGAGACATATAAATTATTAGAGAAGATGATAACTTCTGCAAGTTATCCTTACCGTTCAAAGAGGATACACATAGGAATGGATGAAGCAGATATGGTGGGTACAGGGCAATATAAAAAACTTTATGGTGAGAGAGATAAGTTTGAAATTATGAATGAACATCTTGAGAGGGTAGTGGATATATGTAGAGGACTGGGTTTAAGACCAATGATATGGGATGATATGTACTTTCGGTTAGGTTCAAAGACACATCACTATTATGACCTAGATGTTAAAATTTCTGAGGAGGTTGTCAAAAATATACCAGAAGATGTAGATTTTGTTTACTGGGACTACTTCCATACTGACTGTGATTTTTATTCAAAGTTCATTGATATACACAGAGATGTTTTAGGTAAGGAACCGATAGTTGCACCTGGTGCATGGAACTGGAACAGGTTCTGGGCTAATATGCCCTTTGCATATATGACAGTTGAGCCATGCATGAAGGCGTGCAGGGATAAAGGAATAAAAGAGGTATTTATCACAGCATGGGGTGATAACGGGATGGAGAATGATATATATTCTGTTTTACCAGTAGTTCAGTTTTTTACTGAGATGGCATATGTAGGCGGTATTGATAGAAAGGCCTTGAAAGAAAAGTTTATGGGTAGTTGTAGAACAGATATAGAGTATTATGAAAGAGCAAGCAGTATTGATACCATACCGATTACAAAAAAAGGTGAAATACCTCCTAACTGTTCCAAATGGCTATTATGGAATGACACTTTCATAGGGCTATTTGAGCCATGGATAGAAAAGCAGATTTTAGGAAGAAAATATGAAAAACTGGCAGGATTTTTAAAGAAGGGAATAGGCAAAGAAGCACTGTCAAAAAGGTTAATATTTCCTTACCAGATAAGTAGGGTTCTCGCAATAAAGTGCGAGATTCGCAGGAAACTTGTGATGGCATACAGAAACAAGGATAAAAAGAAACTTAATAAACTTCTTGACGAAGAAGTAAAGTCCCTTATTAAGGAAACACGCAAACTATGGATAATCCACAGAGATATGTGGCTTGATACATATAAACCGTTTGGTCTGGAGGTTATAGAGAAAAGATATGGTGGACTTATAGCGCGGCTTGAGAGTTTAGAAGACCGTATTGAAAAATATATAAAGGGTGAGATTGGAAGTATTCCTGAATTTGAAACAGAACTTTTGCAGTTGGAAGATGACTATCGTGTATGGTTTTACAGGACGATTGCAACCCCGAGTGCTATATTTTGAATATATGACTGTTTATATTATCCATGATGTAATTATTTAAACCCATAATCCTGTTTTTGCATATATACCTCTTAAGTTAACAGTTCGCCATAACCCATGAACATGAAGAAAAGTTTGATTTAATATCTATCTGAGATTATATATATTTGACATATTGAGTTTTTTTGGGAATAATCTT comes from bacterium and encodes:
- a CDS encoding creatininase family protein yields the protein MRYEMMFAEQLREAIKKNIPFVIPVGVLEYHSEHCVFGVDTLLIIKALEIVEKEMDIVICPPFYYGAASYAVEPPESNGTIHIPSRTLYVFAKDLFKGMLRIGIRNIHIFIHHQSENFVAGMPTDLAFKLAARESIFEYLEKERGEGWWGDEKMKDYYAMHQQGSDPFSWIKIHPFMDEETQKKFPIDHAGMQETSLMLAFCPEGVDMKRFTEKKWYSQLATKASLEYGLSAKEMILKSIKERLKL
- a CDS encoding beta-N-acetylhexosaminidase — translated: MKGRYFIDFKKVPAEIKDGLLEIKKDGYPVVFSRSGAVKELYFSPVSNGDVEGGFDIIKGEKGIDINYNRITEAFRALGVLFGMNIKDEYRERTNFKMLGVMLDASRNGVLTVDNIKLLLRRFALMGINTLMLYTEDTYEVEGEPFFGYLRGRYTKEELKEVDAYAEKFGIEMFPCIQTLGHLQQMLQWSVYKNISDTNDILLVGKEETYKLLEKMITSASYPYRSKRIHIGMDEADMVGTGQYKKLYGERDKFEIMNEHLERVVDICRGLGLRPMIWDDMYFRLGSKTHHYYDLDVKISEEVVKNIPEDVDFVYWDYFHTDCDFYSKFIDIHRDVLGKEPIVAPGAWNWNRFWANMPFAYMTVEPCMKACRDKGIKEVFITAWGDNGMENDIYSVLPVVQFFTEMAYVGGIDRKALKEKFMGSCRTDIEYYERASSIDTIPITKKGEIPPNCSKWLLWNDTFIGLFEPWIEKQILGRKYEKLAGFLKKGIGKEALSKRLIFPYQISRVLAIKCEIRRKLVMAYRNKDKKKLNKLLDEEVKSLIKETRKLWIIHRDMWLDTYKPFGLEVIEKRYGGLIARLESLEDRIEKYIKGEIGSIPEFETELLQLEDDYRVWFYRTIATPSAIF